A single Candidatus Dadabacteria bacterium DNA region contains:
- a CDS encoding AAA family ATPase, with the protein MKLEKIVIKDFKRFTHLTIESIPETARLIMLFGPNGCGKSSLFDALYL; encoded by the coding sequence ATGAAACTCGAAAAAATTGTTATCAAGGATTTCAAACGCTTTACACATCTGACTATTGAGAGCATTCCGGAAACGGCGCGCCTGATCATGCTGTTCGGTCCAAATGGATGTGGCAAGTCTTCTCTCTTTGATGCGTTATATCTTTAG